From Micromonospora echinospora, one genomic window encodes:
- a CDS encoding tryptophan 2,3-dioxygenase family protein, which translates to MKRDHSPVLPGEGATDYARYMRTDELLTLQREPAEMVHRDELLFQVVHQSAELWFKLAVAELTEAAGRVDDGELSEAELLLGRASLAVRLVTDQLDMFRHLPPATFQALVPALGNGSGAESPGWKQAQAASRRLDQAFARYLADRQIDLRKLYAGSPADPVYRMAEAMVDWDERVALWRVRHYKIAIRIGSHGPTGTQGSPANWLAKLIDHRFFPELWQARTALVGGPEDPTGVTPDAEG; encoded by the coding sequence GTGAAGCGAGACCACTCGCCCGTGCTCCCCGGCGAGGGTGCCACGGACTACGCGCGCTACATGCGTACGGACGAGTTGCTCACCCTGCAACGGGAACCGGCGGAGATGGTCCACCGGGACGAACTGCTCTTCCAGGTGGTGCACCAGTCCGCCGAGCTGTGGTTCAAGCTCGCGGTGGCCGAGTTGACCGAGGCGGCCGGGCGTGTCGACGACGGCGAGCTGTCCGAGGCCGAACTCCTGCTGGGTCGGGCCTCGCTCGCCGTCCGGCTCGTCACCGACCAGTTGGACATGTTCCGGCACCTGCCGCCGGCCACCTTCCAGGCCCTGGTGCCCGCGCTGGGCAACGGCTCCGGCGCGGAGTCGCCGGGCTGGAAGCAGGCGCAGGCCGCCAGCCGCCGGCTCGACCAGGCGTTCGCCCGGTACCTCGCCGACCGGCAGATCGACCTGCGGAAGCTCTACGCGGGCAGCCCCGCCGACCCGGTCTACCGGATGGCCGAGGCGATGGTCGACTGGGACGAGCGGGTGGCACTGTGGCGGGTACGGCACTACAAGATCGCGATCCGGATCGGCAGCCACGGCCCGACGGGCACCCAGGGCAGCCCGGCGAACTGGCTGGCCAAGCTGATCGACCACCGGTTCTTCCCGGAGCTGTGGCAGGCGCGTACCGCGCTCGTCGGGGGACCGGAGGACCCGACCGGGGTGACCCCGGACGCGGAGGGCTGA
- a CDS encoding aminotransferase class V-fold PLP-dependent enzyme: MDAAFRAHFPVLQTCVYLNSNSTGAVPRGVQEVLAGYWETLRTWRDDVWGGWHEGLDRYADGVAAFVGAPAGSVVTDANLSTLLVRVASCFDYRTPRNRVVTTDLEFPTVPFIWNAFRRHGAQPVVVGTGGPRIDQDALEEQIDERTLLVCVPHASFTSGATVDLARLVKHAHSVGARVVVDAFQTVGIMPLDVTALGVDFLLGGAHKWMCGAGTAFLYVRPDLLPDLEPAATGWQAGDRALTFQPSTGFADGAQRFAGGTPYPLTSLISQVGLDLLAGVGIETIRAHSLRCTQRVVDRAGAAGIPVVSPVGPERGGVVCLDVPDGEAVKYRLAARNLICSWRGYLRIGPHVYNTLDEIDEFMDALEQEWQGSHR, translated from the coding sequence GTGGATGCCGCCTTCCGCGCGCACTTCCCCGTCCTGCAGACCTGCGTCTACCTGAACAGCAACTCCACCGGCGCGGTGCCCCGGGGCGTCCAAGAGGTCCTGGCCGGCTACTGGGAGACCCTGCGCACCTGGCGGGACGACGTCTGGGGCGGCTGGCACGAGGGCCTCGACCGGTACGCCGACGGGGTGGCCGCCTTCGTCGGCGCACCCGCCGGCAGCGTGGTCACCGACGCCAACCTGAGCACCCTGCTGGTCCGGGTGGCTTCCTGCTTCGACTACCGGACGCCCCGGAACCGGGTGGTCACCACCGACCTCGAGTTCCCCACCGTGCCGTTCATCTGGAACGCGTTCCGCCGGCACGGGGCGCAGCCCGTCGTGGTCGGCACCGGCGGCCCCCGGATCGACCAGGACGCCCTGGAGGAGCAGATCGACGAGCGGACGCTGCTGGTGTGCGTACCGCACGCGAGCTTCACCTCCGGGGCCACCGTCGACCTCGCCCGGCTGGTGAAGCACGCGCACTCGGTCGGGGCCCGGGTGGTGGTCGACGCCTTCCAGACCGTCGGGATCATGCCGCTGGACGTCACCGCGCTCGGTGTCGACTTCCTGCTCGGCGGCGCGCACAAGTGGATGTGCGGAGCGGGGACGGCCTTCCTCTACGTCCGCCCCGACCTGCTGCCCGACCTCGAACCGGCGGCGACCGGCTGGCAGGCGGGCGACCGGGCGCTGACCTTCCAGCCGTCGACCGGGTTCGCGGACGGCGCACAGCGGTTCGCGGGTGGCACCCCGTACCCGCTCACCTCGCTCATCTCCCAGGTCGGCCTGGACCTGCTGGCCGGGGTGGGCATCGAGACGATCCGGGCGCACTCGCTGCGCTGCACGCAGCGCGTCGTCGACCGGGCCGGGGCGGCCGGCATCCCGGTGGTCAGCCCGGTCGGCCCGGAGCGGGGCGGCGTGGTCTGCCTCGACGTCCCCGACGGGGAGGCGGTCAAGTACCGGCTCGCCGCCCGGAACCTGATCTGTAGTTGGCGTGGCTACCTGCGGATCGGCCCGCACGTCTACAACACCCTCGACGAGATCGACGAGTTCATGGACGCACTCGAACAGGAATGGCAGGGGAGCCACCGATGA
- a CDS encoding methyltransferase — MSTPSLSPRALMSLLFNASKAMDVLETALTMGLLDALEPGPVGLGDLATRFDVRPLRLYKFLDCLESVGVVEREEKSDDITEASYRAVPGLRDAVRAVVGPGSLERDRDQYPWRRLHGRLAESLRGEVSMTDDDFAWPPKTDEQTASFEQSMSVGLGPVLEVFGRHADRLWSGRRRFLDVGGGDGTLAARVLRDAPELRVDVYNLPAVGPLVEQTRTGCVAPDRLGFVGGDFFAEPLPTGYDTISFVRVLHDWPNDVARMLVEKAYAALPPGGMLLICEEFRTPDRLAMQFFWSYFLIGVDSCVSRLREVEFYTSLLTETGFEKIEVLPGGWELVVAHKPER; from the coding sequence ATGAGCACACCGTCGTTGTCACCGCGCGCGCTGATGAGTCTGCTGTTCAACGCCAGCAAGGCGATGGACGTGCTGGAGACCGCGCTCACCATGGGGCTGCTCGACGCCCTGGAGCCCGGCCCGGTGGGCCTGGGTGACCTGGCGACCCGGTTCGACGTACGGCCGCTGCGGCTCTACAAGTTCCTCGACTGCCTGGAAAGCGTCGGCGTCGTCGAACGGGAGGAGAAGAGCGACGACATCACCGAGGCCAGCTACCGGGCGGTGCCCGGGTTGCGGGACGCCGTGCGGGCCGTGGTCGGGCCGGGCTCGCTCGAACGTGACCGGGACCAGTACCCGTGGCGGCGGTTGCACGGCCGGCTGGCCGAGAGCCTGCGCGGCGAGGTCAGCATGACCGACGACGACTTCGCCTGGCCGCCGAAGACCGACGAGCAGACGGCGTCGTTCGAGCAGAGCATGTCGGTCGGGCTCGGCCCGGTGCTCGAGGTCTTCGGCCGGCACGCCGACCGGCTGTGGTCGGGGCGTCGCCGCTTCCTCGACGTCGGCGGCGGCGACGGCACCCTCGCCGCCCGGGTGCTCCGGGACGCCCCGGAGCTGCGGGTCGACGTCTACAACCTGCCGGCGGTCGGGCCGCTGGTCGAGCAGACCCGGACCGGGTGCGTCGCCCCGGACCGGCTCGGCTTCGTCGGCGGAGACTTCTTCGCCGAGCCGCTGCCCACCGGGTACGACACGATCTCCTTCGTCCGAGTGCTGCACGACTGGCCCAACGACGTCGCCCGGATGCTGGTGGAGAAGGCGTACGCGGCGCTGCCGCCCGGCGGGATGCTGCTGATCTGCGAGGAGTTCCGCACGCCGGACCGGCTGGCCATGCAGTTCTTCTGGTCGTACTTCCTGATCGGGGTGGACAGCTGTGTCAGCCGACTGCGGGAGGTGGAGTTCTACACCAGCCTGCTGACCGAGACCGGCTTCGAGAAGATCGAGGTGCTCCCCGGCGGCTGGGAGCTGGTCGTCGCCCACAAGCCGGAACGCTGA
- a CDS encoding dienelactone hydrolase family protein, whose product MPGVLWTPEGAVGTRPLILMGHGGGQHKKAPGIVFRAHRFVVERGFAVVAVDVPGHGDRPTDEEYHRIATENQARVEAGEELAPLIAGFQALVARQTVPEWRAVLDAVQQLEHVGVGPVGYWGVSLGCGLGVPFVAAEPRVRAAVLGLGGALASAEAAGRITVPVEFLMQWDDERVPRAQGLALFDALGSAEKTLHANPGGHGEIPAFELDSTLRFFARHLI is encoded by the coding sequence ATTCCCGGTGTGCTCTGGACGCCGGAAGGCGCCGTCGGCACTCGTCCGCTGATCCTGATGGGACACGGCGGTGGCCAGCACAAGAAGGCCCCCGGCATCGTCTTCCGGGCGCACCGCTTCGTCGTGGAGCGCGGGTTCGCGGTGGTGGCGGTGGACGTGCCGGGCCATGGCGACCGGCCGACGGACGAGGAGTACCACCGGATCGCGACCGAGAACCAGGCCCGCGTGGAGGCCGGGGAGGAGCTGGCTCCGCTGATCGCCGGTTTCCAGGCACTCGTAGCCCGTCAGACCGTTCCGGAATGGCGGGCGGTCCTGGACGCGGTCCAGCAGCTCGAACACGTCGGGGTCGGTCCGGTGGGCTACTGGGGGGTGTCGTTGGGGTGTGGACTCGGCGTGCCGTTCGTCGCTGCCGAACCCCGGGTCCGTGCCGCGGTGCTGGGCCTGGGCGGGGCGCTGGCATCGGCGGAGGCCGCCGGGCGGATCACCGTCCCGGTGGAGTTCCTGATGCAGTGGGACGACGAGCGGGTGCCACGGGCCCAGGGCCTGGCGCTGTTCGACGCCCTGGGGTCAGCCGAGAAGACCCTGCACGCCAACCCCGGCGGGCACGGGGAGATCCCGGCGTTCGAACTGGACAGCACGCTACGGTTCTTCGCCCGGCACCTCATCTGA
- a CDS encoding PadR family transcriptional regulator: protein MIGATRGSDDSAERQAQLLRGCLDMCLLALLAAEPAHGYELVHRLDAAGFGTVSYGTVYPLITRLHRLGLVVNVLQPSPSGPPRKVYRLTDTGHDRLRAWREQWAQFASVVNHTVRPPIPGDDHEHVDAGR from the coding sequence ATGATAGGGGCAACGCGTGGGTCGGACGATTCGGCCGAGCGGCAGGCCCAGCTCCTGCGCGGCTGCCTGGACATGTGCCTGCTCGCGCTGCTTGCCGCCGAGCCAGCGCACGGCTATGAACTCGTCCACCGACTCGACGCCGCCGGATTCGGAACGGTGAGCTACGGCACCGTCTATCCGCTGATCACCCGGCTGCACCGCCTGGGGCTCGTTGTCAACGTGCTCCAGCCCAGCCCCAGCGGCCCGCCCCGCAAGGTCTATCGACTGACCGACACGGGCCATGACCGTCTGCGCGCCTGGCGTGAGCAGTGGGCCCAGTTCGCGAGCGTCGTGAACCACACCGTCCGTCCACCGATTCCAGGAGACGACCATGAGCACGTCGACGCGGGCCGTTGA
- a CDS encoding DoxX family protein encodes MFFADQPGDGRGGATLARFAGTAAVLTPVAAACLAVVMVLAAAIHICRREPSAVAFNAVLFLLAALVVWGRSRPYGW; translated from the coding sequence GTGTTCTTCGCTGATCAGCCGGGCGACGGGAGGGGCGGCGCGACCCTGGCGCGGTTCGCCGGCACCGCTGCGGTGCTCACTCCGGTCGCGGCGGCCTGCCTGGCGGTCGTCATGGTCCTGGCCGCCGCCATCCACATCTGCCGCAGGGAGCCCTCCGCGGTCGCGTTCAACGCCGTCCTGTTCCTGCTCGCTGCCCTCGTCGTCTGGGGTCGATCCCGCCCCTACGGCTGGTGA
- a CDS encoding TetR/AcrR family transcriptional regulator, with protein MPKIVDHEARRAELAEAMWRVVYRDGAAAATVRSIATEAGWSPGALRHYFTTQTELLAFAMEHVVAKATRRFYAGDWTGPVREVVQRMLEEVLPLDQQRVREMEVWLLLAARSPTDPVARARIAEADDGVRRATELAVVTLADAGLVAADRDVPSETARLHALVDGLALHALLHPDVMPPDRVRATLAHHLDDLLRPAG; from the coding sequence TTGCCCAAGATCGTCGACCACGAGGCCCGGCGCGCCGAGCTGGCCGAGGCGATGTGGCGCGTCGTCTACCGGGACGGGGCCGCCGCGGCGACCGTCCGCAGCATCGCGACCGAGGCGGGCTGGTCACCCGGCGCGCTGCGGCACTACTTCACCACCCAGACCGAGCTGCTCGCCTTCGCCATGGAACACGTCGTCGCCAAGGCCACCCGGCGCTTCTACGCCGGGGACTGGACCGGGCCGGTCCGCGAGGTCGTCCAACGGATGCTGGAGGAGGTCCTGCCGCTGGACCAGCAGCGCGTCCGGGAGATGGAGGTGTGGCTGCTGCTCGCCGCCCGGAGCCCGACCGACCCGGTGGCGCGGGCCCGTATCGCCGAGGCCGACGACGGCGTACGGCGGGCCACCGAACTCGCCGTCGTCACGCTCGCCGACGCCGGCCTGGTGGCCGCCGACCGGGACGTGCCGAGCGAGACGGCCCGGCTGCACGCCCTGGTCGACGGGCTCGCCCTGCACGCCCTGCTGCACCCCGACGTGATGCCGCCCGACCGGGTCCGGGCCACCCTCGCCCACCACCTCGACGACCTGCTCCGTCCGGCTGGTTGA
- a CDS encoding SulP family inorganic anion transporter — MSSLLSAARRSRLSRPSWLSSPKVFRTEVLAGLVVALALIPEAISFSILAGVDPRVGLFASFTMAVTIAICGGRPAMISAATGAIALVVAPLAKEHGLDHLVAAVILGGLFQIVLAALGVAKLMRFVPRSVMVGFVNALAILIFAAQIPHLLGVPWLVYPLVAAALAVMVGLPRLTRAVPAPLVAIVLLTVATVAVGLTVPTVGDEGALPDSLPTLGLPQIPWTLDTLVLIAPYALGIALVGLMESLMTAKLVDDITDTPSDKTRESWGQGVANVVTGFFGGMGGCAMIGQTMINVKASGARTRLSTFLAGVFLLVLVVALGDVVALIPMAALVAVMVVVAVSTFDWHSVAPATLRRMPYGETTVMVATVVTTLVTHNLAIGVLVGVLTAMVVFARRVAHLVQVTSVLDPEGGTRIYSVHGELFFASSNDLVQQFDYTGDPEHVIVDMTHAHVWDASSVAALDAVTTRYAARGKTVEIIGLNPSSARIHDALAGQLGVGH; from the coding sequence ATGTCCTCTCTCCTGTCCGCGGCCCGCCGGTCGCGCCTGTCCCGCCCCTCCTGGCTGTCGTCGCCGAAGGTGTTCCGCACCGAGGTCCTCGCCGGCCTGGTCGTCGCCCTGGCGTTGATCCCGGAGGCGATCTCGTTCTCGATCCTGGCCGGGGTGGACCCCCGGGTGGGGCTCTTCGCCTCGTTCACCATGGCGGTGACCATCGCCATCTGTGGTGGCCGACCGGCGATGATCTCGGCCGCGACCGGCGCGATCGCCCTGGTGGTGGCGCCGCTGGCCAAGGAGCACGGCCTCGACCACCTGGTCGCGGCCGTGATCCTCGGCGGGCTGTTCCAGATCGTCCTGGCCGCGCTCGGGGTGGCGAAGCTGATGCGGTTCGTCCCCCGCAGCGTGATGGTCGGCTTCGTCAACGCCCTGGCCATCCTGATCTTCGCCGCGCAGATCCCGCACCTACTCGGGGTCCCGTGGCTGGTCTACCCGCTCGTCGCCGCCGCCCTGGCGGTCATGGTCGGGTTGCCCCGGTTGACCCGCGCGGTGCCCGCTCCCCTGGTCGCCATCGTGCTGTTGACCGTGGCCACGGTGGCCGTCGGGCTGACCGTGCCGACAGTCGGGGACGAGGGCGCGCTGCCGGACAGTCTGCCCACCCTCGGCCTGCCGCAGATCCCCTGGACCCTGGACACCCTCGTACTGATCGCTCCCTACGCCCTGGGAATCGCGCTGGTCGGCCTGATGGAGTCGCTGATGACCGCCAAACTGGTCGACGACATCACCGACACGCCGTCGGACAAGACCCGGGAGTCCTGGGGCCAGGGCGTGGCGAACGTCGTCACCGGGTTCTTCGGCGGCATGGGCGGCTGCGCGATGATCGGCCAGACGATGATCAACGTGAAGGCGTCCGGCGCACGCACCCGACTCTCCACCTTCCTGGCCGGTGTCTTCCTGCTGGTCCTGGTGGTCGCGCTCGGCGACGTCGTGGCGCTCATCCCGATGGCCGCCCTGGTCGCCGTGATGGTCGTCGTCGCGGTGTCCACGTTCGACTGGCACTCGGTCGCTCCGGCCACCCTCCGGCGGATGCCGTACGGCGAGACGACCGTCATGGTCGCCACCGTCGTCACCACCCTGGTCACCCACAACCTGGCCATCGGCGTGCTGGTCGGCGTACTCACCGCCATGGTCGTCTTCGCCCGCCGGGTGGCACACCTCGTGCAGGTCACCAGCGTTCTCGATCCCGAAGGCGGTACCCGCATCTACTCGGTGCACGGTGAACTCTTCTTCGCCTCCAGCAACGACCTGGTCCAGCAGTTCGACTACACCGGCGACCCAGAGCACGTCATCGTCGACATGACCCACGCCCACGTCTGGGACGCTTCCTCGGTGGCCGCCCTCGACGCCGTCACCACCCGGTACGCCGCCCGGGGCAAGACCGTCGAGATCATCGGGCTGAATCCGTCCAGCGCACGCATCCACGACGCCCTCGCCGGTCAACTGGGCGTCGGCCACTGA
- a CDS encoding MerR family transcriptional regulator, with amino-acid sequence MARPDRASGPGAHTGPDAPVPGPDRLMQIGEAAERVGLSIRTIRHYEDVGLIVPSARSEGGFRLYTEADLDRLAVVRRMKPLGFTLDEMRDLLVLLDDLDTVADGEHRAALVDRLAMFHEAADARVTALRDELAVAEGFAATLRARLDRHGG; translated from the coding sequence ATGGCGCGTCCCGACCGGGCGTCCGGGCCGGGGGCACACACCGGGCCGGACGCCCCGGTACCCGGCCCGGACCGGCTGATGCAGATCGGTGAGGCCGCCGAGCGGGTCGGCCTGAGTATCCGCACCATCCGGCACTACGAGGACGTCGGCCTAATCGTCCCCTCGGCCCGCAGCGAGGGCGGCTTCCGCCTCTACACCGAGGCCGACCTCGACCGGCTCGCCGTGGTGCGACGGATGAAGCCGCTCGGGTTCACCCTCGACGAGATGCGCGACCTGCTCGTCCTGCTCGACGATCTGGACACCGTCGCAGACGGGGAGCATCGGGCCGCCCTGGTGGACCGGCTCGCCATGTTCCACGAGGCGGCCGACGCCCGCGTCACCGCGCTCCGCGACGAACTCGCCGTCGCCGAGGGTTTCGCCGCCACGTTACGGGCGAGGCTCGACCGGCACGGCGGTTGA